In Glycine max cultivar Williams 82 chromosome 7, Glycine_max_v4.0, whole genome shotgun sequence, a single window of DNA contains:
- the LOC100800499 gene encoding uncharacterized protein translates to MAFTVAIGSGVAIIPCGNTTTAIPYTRGGGHRTRRKLHLHVARAKKPLNGDGVSIYTELLKTEVSVFENKPLGDNDAALKFVEKIDRQFQYPDFWEGSQWDWLGIFVKFSPIIGVAVAACLAIYGCFTFHEPPKEMREAAERLYSVQSGVESSAESGLESSADSSVESGKVIEEPDTYDSDVFDSNPTEVAPSLE, encoded by the exons ATGGCGTTCACCGTCGCCATTGGCAGTGGCGTGGCTATAATCCCCTGCGGCAACACCACCACCGCAATTCCTTACACCCGTGGTGGTGGTCACCGAACGAGAAGAAAGCTCCATCTCCATGTGGCGCGCGCGAAGAAGCCCCTGAACGGCGACGGCGTTTCCATTTACACTGAGCTCCTCAAAACCGAAGTTTCCGTTTTCGAAAATAAGCCCCTCGGCGACAACGATGCCGCTTTGAAGTTCGTAGAGAAGATAGACCGTCAATTTCAATACCCCGATTTCTGGGAAGGATCCCAGTGGGACTGGTTAGGCATCTTCGTCAAGTTTTCCCCAATCATTGGCGTCGCTGTTGCg GCATGTCTTGCTATCTACGGTTGCTTTACATTTCATGAACCACCAAAAGAAATGAGGGAGGCTGCTGAAAGGCTGTATTCTGTGCAGTCCGGCGTGGAGTCTAGTGCAGAGTCCGGTTTGGAGTCTAGTGCAGATTCCAGTGTGGAGTCCGGTAAAGTTATTGAAGAGCCTGATACATATGACTCAGATGTTTTTGATTCCAATCCAACAGAGGTAGCACCTAGTTTGGAGTAG
- the LOC102661004 gene encoding non-specific lipid transfer protein GPI-anchored 10 isoform X3 produces MLEIKLTYHACNNSHRKVINFLFRHLGKYFPITARSHYMMASPKYLFFVPILCQIILLLLISHLPNILSQDSSPTIAQCTPSLLLLIPCTTFVQGTSPSPGSACCGNLKQLYSQEPRCLCLFLNGTNLRSLPINRTLALQLPALCSLQGNKCICLQLLLNHKFPLGQRTTPLLLLLPHFRCHQDQS; encoded by the exons ATGTTAGAGATCAAACTCACATACCATGCATGTAACAACTCACATAGAAAAGTGATCAATTTTCTATTTAGACACCTGGGTAAATATTTCCCCATCACCGCAAGATCACATTACATGATGGCTTCtcctaaatatttattttttgtccctATTTTGTGTCAGATTATTCTCTTGCTGTTGATTTCCCATCTTCCCAACATACTTTCACAAGACTCAAGCCCCACCATAGCTCAATGCACACCAAGCCTCCTTCTCCTTATTCCTTGCACAACATTTGTGCAGGGTACTTCCCCTTCTCCAGGGTCAGCATGCTGTGGCAACCTCAAGCAACTCTACAGCCAAGAGCCACGTTGTCTGTGCCTCTTTCTCAATGGCACTAACTTGAGGTCTCTCCCTATCAACAGAACACTTGCTTTGCAGCTGCCAGCTCTTTGCTCCCTTCAA GGGAACAAGTGCATATGCCTGCAACTTCTCCTCAATCACAAGTTTCCTTTGGGACAAAGAACAACTCCACTGTTATTG CTTCTCCCTCATTTTCGGTGCCACCAAGACCAATCATGA
- the MAT1 gene encoding protein MAT1 has protein sequence MASYQKHYDDQGRKVDEYGNVERQTDEYGNPVHATSVTYVATKSVGGYNDDTNKQHDTTGVYPEKDTGRHHFGRGYDGDTNKQQHDAIGVYPGIDIGRDHETTGVYGLNTDRHHGTTGVNPGIDTHNQQHGTTGGYAGDTGRQHGNTGGLYYGTDTADTGTGPRSGNTGGTGYGGTGGTDYGTAGGTGYGSGTGYGINTGGAHTEAGYGKEHRQHEQSHGGQHEKKGILDKIKEKLPGGHSDK, from the coding sequence aTGGCAAGTTATCAGAAGCACTACGATGATCAGGGTCGCAAGGTCGACGAGTATGGCAATGTTGAGAGGCAAACTGACGAATATGGCAACCCGGTTCATGCCACTAGTGTCACTTATGTAGCCACTAAAAGTGTTGGTGGCTACAATGATGACACTAATAAGCAACATGATACCACCGGTGTCTATCCTGAGAAAGATACCGGTAGGCATCATTTTGGTCGTGGTTACGATGGTGACACTAATAAGCAACAACATGATGCTATTGGTGTTTATCCCGGAATAGACATTGGTAGAGATCATGAGACTACCGGTGTTTATGGCCTAAACACCGATAGACATCATGGAACGACTGGTGTCAATCCCGGAATAGACACCCATAACCAACAACATGGGACTACCGGTGGTTATGCTGGTGACACTGGAAGGCAGCATGGGAATACAGGTGGCCTTTACTATGGAACCGACACCGCGGACACAGGAACCGGTCCTAGAAGTGGAAACACCGGTGGCACCGGTTATGGAGGCACTGGTGGTACTGATTATGGAACAGCTGGTGGCACTGGTTATGGAAGTGGAACTGGCTATGGAATCAACACTGGGGGTGCGCACACTGAAGCAGGGTATGGGAAGGAGCATCGTCAGCATGAGCAATCTCATGGTGGTCAGCACGAGAAGAAAGGGATACTGGACAAGATTAAGGAGAAGCTTCCTGGAGGACACAGTGACAAGTAG
- the LOC102661004 gene encoding non-specific lipid transfer protein GPI-anchored 10 isoform X2 codes for MLIVHRKEGKYKGGKIILLLLISHLPNILSQDSSPTIAQCTPSLLLLIPCTTFVQGTSPSPGSACCGNLKQLYSQEPRCLCLFLNGTNLRSLPINRTLALQLPALCSLQVNANMSACLGEQVHMPATSPQSQVSFGTKNNSTVIASPSFSVPPRPIMMGIGFGSSKATNLKTGNRFVVGPTLAILLFPSVLYYY; via the exons ATGCTAATTGTGCACAGGAAGGAAGGTAAATACAAAGGGGGAAAG ATTATTCTCTTGCTGTTGATTTCCCATCTTCCCAACATACTTTCACAAGACTCAAGCCCCACCATAGCTCAATGCACACCAAGCCTCCTTCTCCTTATTCCTTGCACAACATTTGTGCAGGGTACTTCCCCTTCTCCAGGGTCAGCATGCTGTGGCAACCTCAAGCAACTCTACAGCCAAGAGCCACGTTGTCTGTGCCTCTTTCTCAATGGCACTAACTTGAGGTCTCTCCCTATCAACAGAACACTTGCTTTGCAGCTGCCAGCTCTTTGCTCCCTTCAAGTTAATGCCAATATGTCGGCCTGTTTAG GGGAACAAGTGCATATGCCTGCAACTTCTCCTCAATCACAAGTTTCCTTTGGGACAAAGAACAACTCCACTGTTATTG CTTCTCCCTCATTTTCGGTGCCACCAAGACCAATCATGATGGGGATTGGATTTGGAAGTAGCAAAGCCACTAACTTGAAGACAGGGAACAGATTTGTTGTTGGTCCAACTTTAGCAATTTTATTGTTCCCGTCTGTCCTGTACTACTATTAG
- the LOC100799970 gene encoding heavy metal-associated isoprenylated plant protein 25, with amino-acid sequence MTVKYFCMVMRINIDCNGCYRKVKRALLDMPELDTHLLEKNQTRVIVCGRFIPRDVAIMIRKKTNRRVEILDIQDLSESNAEMEDQKPMTNNWTLLTTQNQMETCLA; translated from the exons ATGACAGTGAAG TACTTTTGCATGGTGATGAGGATCAATATTGATTGTAATGGCTGCTACAGAAAAGTGAAGAGAGCCCTTCTTGATATGCCAG AGTTGGATACCCATCTCCTAGAAAAGAATCAGACAAGGGTAATTGTGTGTGGAAGGTTCATTCCACGGGATGTTGCAATCATGATAAGGAAAAAAACTAACCGTAGAGTGGAGATATTAGACATACAAGACCTGAGTGAGAGCAATGCTGAAATGGAAGACCAGAAACCAATGACCAATAATTGGACACTTCTAACTACTCAGAATCAAATGGAAACATGTCTGGcttga
- the LOC102661004 gene encoding non-specific lipid transfer protein GPI-anchored 10 isoform X1, with amino-acid sequence MLEIKLTYHACNNSHRKVINFLFRHLGKYFPITARSHYMMASPKYLFFVPILCQIILLLLISHLPNILSQDSSPTIAQCTPSLLLLIPCTTFVQGTSPSPGSACCGNLKQLYSQEPRCLCLFLNGTNLRSLPINRTLALQLPALCSLQVNANMSACLGEQVHMPATSPQSQVSFGTKNNSTVIASPSFSVPPRPIMMGIGFGSSKATNLKTGNRFVVGPTLAILLFPSVLYYY; translated from the exons ATGTTAGAGATCAAACTCACATACCATGCATGTAACAACTCACATAGAAAAGTGATCAATTTTCTATTTAGACACCTGGGTAAATATTTCCCCATCACCGCAAGATCACATTACATGATGGCTTCtcctaaatatttattttttgtccctATTTTGTGTCAGATTATTCTCTTGCTGTTGATTTCCCATCTTCCCAACATACTTTCACAAGACTCAAGCCCCACCATAGCTCAATGCACACCAAGCCTCCTTCTCCTTATTCCTTGCACAACATTTGTGCAGGGTACTTCCCCTTCTCCAGGGTCAGCATGCTGTGGCAACCTCAAGCAACTCTACAGCCAAGAGCCACGTTGTCTGTGCCTCTTTCTCAATGGCACTAACTTGAGGTCTCTCCCTATCAACAGAACACTTGCTTTGCAGCTGCCAGCTCTTTGCTCCCTTCAAGTTAATGCCAATATGTCGGCCTGTTTAG GGGAACAAGTGCATATGCCTGCAACTTCTCCTCAATCACAAGTTTCCTTTGGGACAAAGAACAACTCCACTGTTATTG CTTCTCCCTCATTTTCGGTGCCACCAAGACCAATCATGATGGGGATTGGATTTGGAAGTAGCAAAGCCACTAACTTGAAGACAGGGAACAGATTTGTTGTTGGTCCAACTTTAGCAATTTTATTGTTCCCGTCTGTCCTGTACTACTATTAG